Proteins co-encoded in one Amaranthus tricolor cultivar Red isolate AtriRed21 chromosome 7, ASM2621246v1, whole genome shotgun sequence genomic window:
- the LOC130818893 gene encoding GTP-binding protein BRASSINAZOLE INSENSITIVE PALE GREEN 2, chloroplastic-like isoform X1 yields the protein MINKLFSSPKNRLFRLLYPDVVWKRERLFGTAAARDIPINNATSRERISYLERKAMAEAYIDESNSISGDIANHSVLSLSFSSQNKERFTSLDYTCIREGNFDEIASQNRQICAGCGVLMQDSNPKLPGFYVQPTPKNANYKSLISRKFVVDEIQASNSVKKGILNEHVEPENSPLNPDLLVVCARCHSLRHYGKVKDATVENLLPDFDFDHTVGRKLASASGVRSVVLLVVDAADFDGSFPKKVAKLVSSTIDENSLAWKEGKSGNVPRIVLVLSKLDLLPSSVSPTQLEHWIRQRAREGGATKLTSVHMVSALRDWGVKNLIDDVVRLVGPRGNVWAIGAQNAGKSTLINAIGKHITGKVAPITEAPVPGTTLGIIRLEGILPGKAKLLDTPGLLHPHHIATRLTREEQKLVQINKELKPRTYRIKVGHTIHIAGLARLDVEELSVDSIYVTVWASSLLPLHMGKTENADRMLTEHFGQQLQPPVREDRVKELGSWVRQKFQIAGNSWNSSCVDVAAAGVGWFAICIKGEATVSVWSYDGIDVLLRNALIPHKAQQFEVAGFTVSKLVAKADKSSNKLNIQKKEKNNACQSRYS from the exons ATGATTAACAAACTTTTTTCTTCTCCTAAGAATCGGTTATTTAGGCTTCTTTACCCAG ATGTTGTATGGAAACGAGAAAGGTTGTTTGGTACCGCCGCTGCCCGTGACATTCCAATCAATAATGCTACAAGTAGGGAGAGAATCTCTTATTTGGAAAGGAAAGCCATGGCCGAAGCATATATCGATGA GAGCAATTCAATTTCTGGTGATATAGCAAACCATTCCGTGTTATCTTTATCCTTTTCATCacaaaataaagaaagattTACATCTTTGGATTATACTTGTATCAGAGAAGGCAATTTTGATGAAATTGCATCTCAAAATCGACAAATATGCGCTGGATGTGGTGTTCTTATGCAGGATTCTAACCCTAAATTGCCTGGATTTTATGTACAACCTACGCCTAAAAATGCTAATTACAAATCGCTCATTAGTCGAAAATTTGTTGTTGATGAGATTCAGGCATCTAATTCAGTCAAAAAGGGTATTCTTAATGAGCATGTAGAGCCTGAAAACTCTCCCTTGAACCCTGATTTGTTGGTTGTTTGTGCAAGATGTCACTCTTTAAGACATTATGGTAAGGTTAAAGATGCTACGGTCGAAAATTTGTTGCcggattttgattttgatcatACTGTTGGTAGGAAGCTTGCTAGTGCTTCTGGGGTTAGGTCTGTGGTTTTGTTGGTTGTTGATGCAGCTGATTTTGATGGGTCATTTCCCAAAAAGGTTGCCAAATTGGTTTCGTCCACGATTGATGAAAATTCATTGGCCTGGAAGGAAGGAAAGTCTGGAAATGTCCCTAGAATTGTGTTGGTATTAtctaaacttgatttgttacCGAGCTCAGTGTCGCCCACTCAGTTGGAGCATTGGATCAGGCAAAGGGCTCGAGAAGGGGGTGCGACTAAGTTGACTAGTGTTCATATGGTTAGTGCATTGAGGGATTGGGGTgtgaagaatttgattgatgacgTGGTGAGATTGGTTGGGCCAAGAGGTAATGTGTGGGCAATTGGGGCTCAAAATGCTGGAAAATCTACTTTGATTAATGCAATTGGAAAGCATATAACTGGAAAAGTTGCACCTATAACAGAGGCACCTGTACCTGGTACTACATTGGGGATAATAAGGTTGGAAGGAATTCTTCCTGGAAAAGCAAAGTTGCTTGATACTCCAGGCCTTTTGCATCCACATCATATAGCTACTAGGTTGACAAGGGAGGAACAAAAGCTTGTGCAGATTAACAAGGAACTGAAGCCAAGGACTTACAGGATCAAG GTTGGACACACGATTCATATAGCTGGGCTCGCTAGGCTTGATGTTGAAGAATTGTCTGTAGACTCTATCTATGTTACTGTGTGGGCTTCTTCTCTACTACCCTTGCATATGGGGAAAACAGAGAATGCTGATAGAATGCTAACTGAACATTTTGGTCAACAATTACAG CCGCCAGTAAGAGAGGACCGAGTCAAAGAGCTTGGTAGTTGGGTGAGACAGAAGTTTCAGATAGCAGGAAATAGTTGGAATTCAAGTTGTGTCGATGTTGCCGCTGCAGGTGTCGGCTGGTTTGCCATTTGCATTAAAGGAGAGGCAACCGTCAGTGTTTGGAGTTATGACGGAATAGATGTTCTTCTTCGGAATGCCTTAATTCCTCATAAGGCGCAGCAGTTTGAAGTCGCGGGCTTTACTGTCTCTAAACTTGTTGCTAAGGCAGACAAAAGTTCAAACAAGTTGAACAtccaaaagaaagagaaaaataatgCTTGCCAAAGTAGATATAGTTAA
- the LOC130818893 gene encoding GTP-binding protein BRASSINAZOLE INSENSITIVE PALE GREEN 2, chloroplastic-like isoform X2, producing MINKLFSSPKNRLFRLLYPDVVWKRERLFGTAAARDIPINNATSRERISYLERKAMAEAYIDESNSISGDIANHSVLSLSFSSQNKERFTSLDYTCIREGNFDEIASQNRQICAGCGVLMQDSNPKLPGFYVQPTPKNANYKSLISRKFVVDEIQASNSVKKGILNEHVEPENSPLNPDLLVVCARCHSLRHYGKVKDATVENLLPDFDFDHTVGRKLASASGVRSVVLLVVDAADFDGSFPKKVAKLVSSTIDENSLAWKEGKSGNVPRIVLVLSKLDLLPSSVSPTQLEHWIRQRAREGGATKLTSVHMVSALRDWGVKNLIDDVVRLVGPRGNVWAIGAQNAGKSTLINAIGKHITGKVAPITEAPVPGTTLGIIRLEGILPGKAKLLDTPGLLHPHHIATRLTREEQKLVQINKELKPRTYRIKVGHTIHIAGLARLDVEELSVDSIYVTVWASSLLPLHMGKTENADRMLTEHFGQQLQQLENQNHLKSPFCFSRQ from the exons ATGATTAACAAACTTTTTTCTTCTCCTAAGAATCGGTTATTTAGGCTTCTTTACCCAG ATGTTGTATGGAAACGAGAAAGGTTGTTTGGTACCGCCGCTGCCCGTGACATTCCAATCAATAATGCTACAAGTAGGGAGAGAATCTCTTATTTGGAAAGGAAAGCCATGGCCGAAGCATATATCGATGA GAGCAATTCAATTTCTGGTGATATAGCAAACCATTCCGTGTTATCTTTATCCTTTTCATCacaaaataaagaaagattTACATCTTTGGATTATACTTGTATCAGAGAAGGCAATTTTGATGAAATTGCATCTCAAAATCGACAAATATGCGCTGGATGTGGTGTTCTTATGCAGGATTCTAACCCTAAATTGCCTGGATTTTATGTACAACCTACGCCTAAAAATGCTAATTACAAATCGCTCATTAGTCGAAAATTTGTTGTTGATGAGATTCAGGCATCTAATTCAGTCAAAAAGGGTATTCTTAATGAGCATGTAGAGCCTGAAAACTCTCCCTTGAACCCTGATTTGTTGGTTGTTTGTGCAAGATGTCACTCTTTAAGACATTATGGTAAGGTTAAAGATGCTACGGTCGAAAATTTGTTGCcggattttgattttgatcatACTGTTGGTAGGAAGCTTGCTAGTGCTTCTGGGGTTAGGTCTGTGGTTTTGTTGGTTGTTGATGCAGCTGATTTTGATGGGTCATTTCCCAAAAAGGTTGCCAAATTGGTTTCGTCCACGATTGATGAAAATTCATTGGCCTGGAAGGAAGGAAAGTCTGGAAATGTCCCTAGAATTGTGTTGGTATTAtctaaacttgatttgttacCGAGCTCAGTGTCGCCCACTCAGTTGGAGCATTGGATCAGGCAAAGGGCTCGAGAAGGGGGTGCGACTAAGTTGACTAGTGTTCATATGGTTAGTGCATTGAGGGATTGGGGTgtgaagaatttgattgatgacgTGGTGAGATTGGTTGGGCCAAGAGGTAATGTGTGGGCAATTGGGGCTCAAAATGCTGGAAAATCTACTTTGATTAATGCAATTGGAAAGCATATAACTGGAAAAGTTGCACCTATAACAGAGGCACCTGTACCTGGTACTACATTGGGGATAATAAGGTTGGAAGGAATTCTTCCTGGAAAAGCAAAGTTGCTTGATACTCCAGGCCTTTTGCATCCACATCATATAGCTACTAGGTTGACAAGGGAGGAACAAAAGCTTGTGCAGATTAACAAGGAACTGAAGCCAAGGACTTACAGGATCAAG GTTGGACACACGATTCATATAGCTGGGCTCGCTAGGCTTGATGTTGAAGAATTGTCTGTAGACTCTATCTATGTTACTGTGTGGGCTTCTTCTCTACTACCCTTGCATATGGGGAAAACAGAGAATGCTGATAGAATGCTAACTGAACATTTTGGTCAACAATTACAG CAATTGGAAAATCAGAACCATCTAAAATCACCCTTTTGCTTCAGCCGCCAGTAA